A section of the Engystomops pustulosus chromosome 3, aEngPut4.maternal, whole genome shotgun sequence genome encodes:
- the RUBCN gene encoding run domain Beclin-1-interacting and cysteine-rich domain-containing protein isoform X8 — protein sequence MSNILQHGLVCDQVYSKPQNYWNFVKNSPQFFHGSSHQLLLFCENSQRNGESSGEDNGKLWLQHSLQFHCLSTQLKALLGNRQYTKKFYSDSAFLQSDPHVTAMFQCLEAVEQNNPRLLAQIDPSVLAGKMEFTISGKSLAPLPVIPYTENPQPSLYRSYNSLQVPASMPSNGMTGFHSSLVDQQNNIYKECVSLPESMPPAKDLSPYEPFSPVSEMSISTMTSQSEETASPEDLPSEVDDGPEYLAIGNMSRRASSQSSSSSNLFSQKTDTPGPTPPTLPGLTLLSVPRRSSFSEGQISNGSSHIRKSHMRSHSDTHVAIGRTPGGDRGITSIMEDPVAESRGDISRSSNNAFNGRSNAPNSLYVEYDGSQYLNTTDGIFRRPSEGQSLISYLSEQDFGSCADLERENAHFSIAESLIAAIELMKCNMLSRQLEEEEEDSDREIRELKQKIRLRRQQIRTKKMPSNDEHSSSIGVTDSSSQISSHESTLLSETGSTDEADQCEAKDADIKKSTSCHPMQSSESISYSFLHSTSAEAVAMSLLKQFEGMQLPAASELEWLVPEQDAPQKLLPIPDSMPISPDDGEHADIYKLRIRVRGNLEWAPPRPQIIFNIHTAPTKKIAVTKQNYRCAGCGIRIEPDYIKRLRYCEYLGKYFCQCCHENAQSVIPGRILRKWDFSKYYVSNFSKDLLTKIWSDPLFNLHDINNAMYKKVKALEQVRLLRIQLMHLKNMFKTCRLAKGILELFDSVPGHLTEDLHLFSLNDLVAIKKGELAPRLKELVRLGTLHVDKCMLCQAKGFICEFCQSDVIIFPFELTKCRRCEDCKACYHKHCFRSDHCPKCERLRARRDQMARQSLESYNSDQEGDEPSPEKNTD from the exons ATGAGCAACATTCTTCAGCATGGACTTGTATGTGATCAG GTCTACAGCAAACCGCAAAACTACTGGAACTTTGTGAAGAACAGCCCACAATTTTTCCATGGATCATCTCATCAG TTACTTCTCTTCTGTGAGAACAGCCAAAGGAATGGTGAAAGTAGCGGTGAAGACAACGGCAAGTTATGGTTACAGCATAGCCTGCAATTTCACTGTCTCTCCACACAGCTCAAGGCCCTTCTTGGGAACAGACAATATACCAAGAAGTTCTACTCTG ATTCTGCATTCCTACAGAGTGACCCCCATGTAACAGCCATGTTTCAGTGTCTAGAAGCTGTTGAACAGAATAACCCCAGATTATTGGCACAAATAGATCCATCAGTG CTTGCTGGAAAAATGGAATTCACCATTTCTGGGAAAAGCCTTGCACCTCTTCCGGTTATCCCATACACTGAAAACCCACAGCCATCCCTTTACAGGTCCTACAACAGCCTGCAGGTTCCGGCCAGTATGCCCAGCAATGGTATGACTG gGTTTCATTCCAGCTTGGTAGATCAGCAGAACAACATCTATAAGGAATGTGTATCTCTGCCTGAGTCCATGCCCCCCGCCAAAGACTTGTCTCCCTATGAGCCATTTTCTCCTGTGAGTGAGATGAGTATCAGCACTATGACCAGCCAAAGTGAAGAGACTGCCAGCCCAGAAGACCTTCCCAGTGAGGTGGATGATGGCCCTGAGTACCTGGCAATAGGAAACATGAGCCGCAGAGCATCTTCTCAGAGCAGCAGCAGTTCTAACCTCTTCTCCCAAAAGACGGACACTCCAGGCCCAACACCACCAACGTTACCAGGTCTCACTCTGCTGTCTGTCCCTCGCCGCTCTAGTTTCTCCGAGGGGCAAATAAGTAATGGATCGAGCCACATCAGAAAGAGCCACATGCGCTCACACTCTGATACTCATGTAGCCATTGGAAGAACTCCGG GAGGCGATCGGGGTATCACTAGTATAATGGAGGATCCTGTAGCAG AGTCTCGTGGAGATATTTCCAGAAGTAGCAATAATGCGTTTAATGGAAGATCAAATGCACCCAACTCTCTTTATGTAGAATATG ATGGCTCCCAGTACTTGAATACCACAGATGGAATATTTCGAAGACCATCAGAGGGACAGTCATTAATCAGTTACCTCTCTGAGCAGGATTTTGGGAGCTGCGCTGACTTGGAGAGG GAGAATGCTCACTTCAGCATAGCAGAGTCTTTGATCGCAGCAATTGAGCTTATGAAATGTAACATGTTGAGCCGCCAACttgaggaagaggaagaagataGTGATCGGGAGATCCGAGAACTGAAACAAAAGATCCGTCTGCGTCGACAACAGATCCGTACAAAGAAGATGCCTAGTAATGATGAGCACTCAAGCA GCATTGGTGTGACTGACAGCAGTTCCCAGATAAGCTCACATGAGTCAACTCTTCTGTCTGAAACTGGCTCTACAGATGAGGCGGATCAATGTGAAGCTAAAG ATGCAGACATCAAAAAGTCCACAAGCTGTCACCCCATGCAGAGCTCAGAGTCCAT ATCTTACTCCTTCCTTCActccacctctgctgaagctgtTGCCATGAGCCTCCTGAAACAATTTGAGGGCATGCAGTTACCTGCTGCCTCTGAGCTGGAGTGGCTGGTGCCAGAGCAGGATGCTCCCCAGAAG CTCTTGCCAATCCCAGATTCCATGCCAATATCTCCAGACGATGGAGAACATGCGGATATATACAAGTTGCGTATTCGTGTTCGCGGGAACCTGGAATGGGCACCTCCACGACCTCAAATCATCTTTAATATTCACACAGCTCCCAC GAAAAAAATAGCGGTCACAAAGCAGAATTACAGATGTGCTGGATGTGGCATTAGAATTGAGCCTG ATTATATTAAAAGGCTCCGTTACTGTGAGTACCTGGGTAAGTATTTTTGCCAGTGCTGCCATGAGAATGCCCAGTCGGTCATCCCTGGTCGAATATTAAGAAAATGGGACTTCAGCAAATACTATGTCAGCAACTTCTCCAAAGACCTTCTCACCAAGATCTGGAGTGACCCGCTCTTTAATCTTCATGACATCAACAATGCGATGTACAAGAAGGTGAAGGCTCTGGAGCAAGTCCGG CTACTGCGGATCCAACTAATGCATCTGAAAAACATGTTTAAGACTTGTAGACTGGCCAAAGG TATACTGGAATTGTTTGACAGTGTCCCTGGACATCTGACTGAAGACTTGCACCTTTTCTCTTTAAATGACCTTGTGGCCATAAAAAAGGGGGAATTGGCACCACGACTGAAGGAATTAGTGCGACTTGGAACCTTGCATGTGGATAAATGCATG
- the RUBCN gene encoding run domain Beclin-1-interacting and cysteine-rich domain-containing protein isoform X4 — MTSRDEHWRLLDNLKTTVEGLVSGNSRNVWSKYGGLQRLCRDMSNILQHGLVCDQVYSKPQNYWNFVKNSPQFFHGSSHQLLLFCENSQRNGESSGEDNGKLWLQHSLQFHCLSTQLKALLGNRQYTKKFYSDSAFLQSDPHVTAMFQCLEAVEQNNPRLLAQIDPSVLAGKMEFTISGKSLAPLPVIPYTENPQPSLYRSYNSLQVPASMPSNGMTGFHSSLVDQQNNIYKECVSLPESMPPAKDLSPYEPFSPVSEMSISTMTSQSEETASPEDLPSEVDDGPEYLAIGNMSRRASSQSSSSSNLFSQKTDTPGPTPPTLPGLTLLSVPRRSSFSEGQISNGSSHIRKSHMRSHSDTHVAIGRTPGGDRGITSIMEDPVAESRGDISRSSNNAFNGRSNAPNSLYVEYDGSQYLNTTDGIFRRPSEGQSLISYLSEQDFGSCADLERENAHFSIAESLIAAIELMKCNMLSRQLEEEEEDSDREIRELKQKIRLRRQQIRTKKMPSNDEHSSSIGVTDSSSQISSHESTLLSETGSTDEADQCEAKDADIKKSTSCHPMQSSESISYSFLHSTSAEAVAMSLLKQFEGMQLPAASELEWLVPEQDAPQKLLPIPDSMPISPDDGEHADIYKLRIRVRGNLEWAPPRPQIIFNIHTAPTKKIAVTKQNYRCAGCGIRIEPDYIKRLRYCEYLGKYFCQCCHENAQSVIPGRILRKWDFSKYYVSNFSKDLLTKIWSDPLFNLHDINNAMYKKVKALEQVRLLRIQLMHLKNMFKTCRLAKGILELFDSVPGHLTEDLHLFSLNDLVAIKKGELAPRLKELVRLGTLHVDKCMLCQAKGFICEFCQSDVIIFPFELTKCRRCEDCKACYHKHCFRSDHCPKCERLRARRDQMARQSLESYNSDQEGDEPSPEKNTD, encoded by the exons CAGGGATGAGCATTGGAGGCTGCTGGATAATCTGAAAACCACGGTAGAAGGACTGGTGTCGGGCAACAGCCGAAATGTGTGGTCCAAGTACGGTGGCCTGCAGAGACTCTGCCGAGACATGAGCAACATTCTTCAGCATGGACTTGTATGTGATCAG GTCTACAGCAAACCGCAAAACTACTGGAACTTTGTGAAGAACAGCCCACAATTTTTCCATGGATCATCTCATCAG TTACTTCTCTTCTGTGAGAACAGCCAAAGGAATGGTGAAAGTAGCGGTGAAGACAACGGCAAGTTATGGTTACAGCATAGCCTGCAATTTCACTGTCTCTCCACACAGCTCAAGGCCCTTCTTGGGAACAGACAATATACCAAGAAGTTCTACTCTG ATTCTGCATTCCTACAGAGTGACCCCCATGTAACAGCCATGTTTCAGTGTCTAGAAGCTGTTGAACAGAATAACCCCAGATTATTGGCACAAATAGATCCATCAGTG CTTGCTGGAAAAATGGAATTCACCATTTCTGGGAAAAGCCTTGCACCTCTTCCGGTTATCCCATACACTGAAAACCCACAGCCATCCCTTTACAGGTCCTACAACAGCCTGCAGGTTCCGGCCAGTATGCCCAGCAATGGTATGACTG gGTTTCATTCCAGCTTGGTAGATCAGCAGAACAACATCTATAAGGAATGTGTATCTCTGCCTGAGTCCATGCCCCCCGCCAAAGACTTGTCTCCCTATGAGCCATTTTCTCCTGTGAGTGAGATGAGTATCAGCACTATGACCAGCCAAAGTGAAGAGACTGCCAGCCCAGAAGACCTTCCCAGTGAGGTGGATGATGGCCCTGAGTACCTGGCAATAGGAAACATGAGCCGCAGAGCATCTTCTCAGAGCAGCAGCAGTTCTAACCTCTTCTCCCAAAAGACGGACACTCCAGGCCCAACACCACCAACGTTACCAGGTCTCACTCTGCTGTCTGTCCCTCGCCGCTCTAGTTTCTCCGAGGGGCAAATAAGTAATGGATCGAGCCACATCAGAAAGAGCCACATGCGCTCACACTCTGATACTCATGTAGCCATTGGAAGAACTCCGG GAGGCGATCGGGGTATCACTAGTATAATGGAGGATCCTGTAGCAG AGTCTCGTGGAGATATTTCCAGAAGTAGCAATAATGCGTTTAATGGAAGATCAAATGCACCCAACTCTCTTTATGTAGAATATG ATGGCTCCCAGTACTTGAATACCACAGATGGAATATTTCGAAGACCATCAGAGGGACAGTCATTAATCAGTTACCTCTCTGAGCAGGATTTTGGGAGCTGCGCTGACTTGGAGAGG GAGAATGCTCACTTCAGCATAGCAGAGTCTTTGATCGCAGCAATTGAGCTTATGAAATGTAACATGTTGAGCCGCCAACttgaggaagaggaagaagataGTGATCGGGAGATCCGAGAACTGAAACAAAAGATCCGTCTGCGTCGACAACAGATCCGTACAAAGAAGATGCCTAGTAATGATGAGCACTCAAGCA GCATTGGTGTGACTGACAGCAGTTCCCAGATAAGCTCACATGAGTCAACTCTTCTGTCTGAAACTGGCTCTACAGATGAGGCGGATCAATGTGAAGCTAAAG ATGCAGACATCAAAAAGTCCACAAGCTGTCACCCCATGCAGAGCTCAGAGTCCAT ATCTTACTCCTTCCTTCActccacctctgctgaagctgtTGCCATGAGCCTCCTGAAACAATTTGAGGGCATGCAGTTACCTGCTGCCTCTGAGCTGGAGTGGCTGGTGCCAGAGCAGGATGCTCCCCAGAAG CTCTTGCCAATCCCAGATTCCATGCCAATATCTCCAGACGATGGAGAACATGCGGATATATACAAGTTGCGTATTCGTGTTCGCGGGAACCTGGAATGGGCACCTCCACGACCTCAAATCATCTTTAATATTCACACAGCTCCCAC GAAAAAAATAGCGGTCACAAAGCAGAATTACAGATGTGCTGGATGTGGCATTAGAATTGAGCCTG ATTATATTAAAAGGCTCCGTTACTGTGAGTACCTGGGTAAGTATTTTTGCCAGTGCTGCCATGAGAATGCCCAGTCGGTCATCCCTGGTCGAATATTAAGAAAATGGGACTTCAGCAAATACTATGTCAGCAACTTCTCCAAAGACCTTCTCACCAAGATCTGGAGTGACCCGCTCTTTAATCTTCATGACATCAACAATGCGATGTACAAGAAGGTGAAGGCTCTGGAGCAAGTCCGG CTACTGCGGATCCAACTAATGCATCTGAAAAACATGTTTAAGACTTGTAGACTGGCCAAAGG TATACTGGAATTGTTTGACAGTGTCCCTGGACATCTGACTGAAGACTTGCACCTTTTCTCTTTAAATGACCTTGTGGCCATAAAAAAGGGGGAATTGGCACCACGACTGAAGGAATTAGTGCGACTTGGAACCTTGCATGTGGATAAATGCATG